One window from the genome of Leptospira wolffii serovar Khorat str. Khorat-H2 encodes:
- the thiC gene encoding phosphomethylpyrimidine synthase ThiC has product MTAKQDGNSSGFQIPNKEILLSDGTSYRAYTTEGPWKDGWNPTDFRAGIPKLREPWIRSRNNGPEPIRNHSQMHFARKGIITEEMRYAAMREGMDPEFVRNEIAIGRAILPSNIRHTELEPMVIGRNFLVKINANIGNSALSSSIEEEVEKLRWATKWGADTVMDLSTGKNIHETREWIIRNSPVPIGTVPIYQALEKVKGKAENLSLSVFLETLEEQAEQGVDYFTIHSGVLLQYIPLTAKRVTGIVSRGGSIIAKWCLAHHKENFLYTGFDEICKVMKKYGVSFSLGDGLRPGSIADANDEAQFGELRTLGELTQIAWKEDIQVMIEGPGHVPMDKIKENMDLQLEICKEAPFYTLGPLVTDIAPGYDHITSAIGAAMIGWYGTAMLCYVTPKEHLGLPDKEDVKQGVITYKIAAHAADLAKGHPGAKERDNLLSKARFEFRWEDQFALSLDPETAQSFHDETLPQDRMKTAHFCSMCGPHFCSMHLTQELRKYAEEKGISGEEAVQEGMKEKSEEFLKKGGSVYIAAE; this is encoded by the coding sequence ATGACGGCGAAACAGGACGGAAATTCTTCCGGATTCCAGATCCCGAACAAAGAGATATTATTATCTGATGGCACGAGCTACCGAGCTTATACTACGGAGGGTCCTTGGAAGGACGGATGGAATCCAACCGACTTTAGAGCGGGGATTCCTAAGCTGAGAGAACCTTGGATTCGATCTAGAAATAACGGACCCGAGCCGATCCGAAACCATTCCCAAATGCATTTTGCCAGAAAGGGAATCATCACCGAAGAAATGAGATACGCAGCCATGAGGGAGGGAATGGATCCCGAGTTCGTGAGAAACGAGATCGCGATCGGGCGGGCTATTCTTCCCTCCAATATTAGGCATACGGAATTGGAGCCGATGGTGATCGGGCGGAATTTTCTGGTCAAGATCAACGCGAATATAGGAAATTCCGCACTTTCTTCTTCGATAGAGGAAGAAGTGGAAAAATTGAGATGGGCCACGAAATGGGGAGCGGACACAGTCATGGATCTTTCTACGGGAAAGAATATCCATGAGACCAGAGAATGGATTATCCGCAATTCTCCCGTGCCTATAGGAACGGTTCCTATCTACCAGGCTTTGGAAAAGGTCAAAGGGAAGGCGGAGAATCTAAGTCTTTCCGTTTTTCTGGAAACCCTGGAGGAACAGGCGGAGCAAGGAGTGGATTATTTCACGATCCATTCGGGAGTACTTTTACAGTATATTCCTCTCACTGCAAAGAGGGTGACCGGGATCGTTTCTAGGGGAGGATCCATTATCGCCAAATGGTGTCTCGCCCATCATAAGGAGAATTTCCTCTACACAGGCTTCGACGAGATCTGTAAGGTAATGAAAAAATACGGGGTCTCCTTCTCCCTCGGGGACGGGCTTCGCCCGGGAAGTATCGCGGACGCGAACGACGAGGCTCAGTTCGGAGAATTGCGGACATTGGGCGAGCTGACCCAGATCGCTTGGAAGGAGGATATCCAAGTGATGATAGAGGGGCCCGGCCATGTTCCTATGGATAAGATTAAGGAAAATATGGATCTACAATTGGAGATCTGCAAGGAAGCTCCCTTTTATACTCTCGGGCCTCTAGTAACGGATATCGCACCAGGCTACGACCATATCACTTCCGCGATCGGAGCGGCGATGATTGGATGGTACGGAACCGCGATGCTTTGTTATGTGACTCCCAAGGAACATCTGGGATTGCCGGACAAGGAGGATGTGAAGCAAGGGGTCATCACTTATAAGATCGCGGCACATGCCGCGGATTTAGCCAAGGGACATCCCGGGGCCAAGGAGAGGGACAATCTATTAAGCAAGGCCCGATTCGAATTCCGTTGGGAGGATCAATTCGCTCTTTCCTTGGATCCGGAGACCGCCCAGTCCTTTCACGACGAGACTCTTCCACAGGATAGGATGAAGACGGCTCATTTCTGCTCCATGTGCGGGCCGCATTTCTGCTCGATGCATCTTACCCAAGAACTCAGAAAGTATGCGGAAGAAAAAGGGATTTCGGGAGAGGAGGCCGTACAAGAAGGAATGAAGGAAAAGTCCGAGGAATTCCTGAAAAAAGGAGGAAGCGTTTACATAGCCGCCGAGTAG
- a CDS encoding PP2C family protein-serine/threonine phosphatase, with the protein MAKAFAIASIQLFLFLYFMFIYSQRRADKFYLAFALLNISLSVWLISFKGYSLYLFDDRLSYIIPSFIIGSTPTIFLYEFLVYFLSIKRTKVAIIFECFFGICIATVLIELVFTRSIYYYYRYLFEIFINGIILFIFYTFFRIWKDYFKEQIEISYSLMLGLIVFFIAIIHDIGIFLNLIIAEPHLNDGFFFMSLAFSFALAKRYSDTYNTLESTQTSLRLLNESLETKVVERTKTIAAQKEEIEQKTRILERDLAIAAKIQSALLPSDLPKIPNIRLAYRYEPMLDVGGDFVDSIVDRTGRAIGVFICDVTGHGTGAAMVASMVKMALQDWSDYLSDPGHMLTKMRAQLIGKLNGNFLTATIATFFPESGRLMIANAGHPETVILRKNFPRPELFRPSGMAINESMKTPYHTEITVLGPGDKLVLYTDGLPEAREPNGEFFGDENFFQLLSGCADQEPDSFCSSVIEHIREFTKEQHNSHDDMALLVLEYLGKP; encoded by the coding sequence GTGGCTAAAGCGTTCGCGATCGCTTCCATTCAACTTTTTCTTTTTCTTTACTTTATGTTCATCTATTCCCAAAGAAGAGCGGACAAATTCTATTTAGCATTTGCGCTTTTGAACATTTCTCTTTCCGTTTGGCTCATTTCTTTCAAGGGCTATTCGTTATATCTATTCGACGATCGGCTTTCCTACATCATTCCCTCGTTCATTATAGGATCCACTCCGACCATATTTCTCTACGAATTCCTTGTCTATTTTCTTTCCATAAAAAGAACCAAAGTCGCCATTATCTTCGAATGTTTTTTCGGTATATGTATTGCAACGGTCTTAATCGAACTCGTATTTACTCGGAGCATTTATTATTACTATAGGTACTTATTCGAGATATTCATAAACGGAATCATTCTATTCATATTCTACACATTCTTTCGTATCTGGAAGGACTACTTCAAGGAACAGATCGAAATATCCTATAGCTTAATGCTCGGTCTGATCGTTTTCTTCATTGCGATCATCCACGATATCGGAATTTTTCTAAACCTTATCATCGCCGAACCGCATCTGAACGACGGATTCTTTTTCATGTCCCTTGCATTCTCTTTCGCTCTCGCAAAGAGATACTCCGATACGTACAACACGCTGGAATCCACGCAAACCTCTCTTCGACTACTGAACGAATCCTTGGAAACGAAAGTGGTGGAAAGAACCAAGACGATCGCCGCTCAGAAAGAGGAGATTGAGCAGAAGACTCGGATCCTGGAACGGGATCTGGCCATCGCCGCCAAAATACAATCCGCTCTTCTTCCCTCCGATTTGCCTAAGATTCCCAATATTCGTTTGGCTTATCGTTACGAACCCATGCTGGATGTGGGGGGAGACTTCGTGGATTCTATCGTGGATAGAACGGGCAGAGCAATCGGAGTCTTTATCTGCGACGTTACCGGTCACGGAACGGGAGCGGCTATGGTCGCCTCGATGGTAAAAATGGCCCTCCAGGATTGGTCGGATTATCTAAGCGACCCGGGGCATATGCTCACAAAAATGCGGGCCCAACTCATCGGAAAATTAAACGGCAATTTTCTAACGGCCACCATTGCTACCTTCTTTCCTGAATCGGGACGTCTCATGATCGCGAACGCCGGCCATCCGGAAACGGTGATACTCAGGAAGAATTTTCCGCGTCCCGAATTGTTTCGACCTTCCGGCATGGCTATCAACGAGTCCATGAAGACTCCTTATCACACAGAGATCACGGTTTTAGGTCCGGGAGACAAACTAGTGCTTTATACCGACGGATTGCCGGAAGCAAGGGAACCTAACGGAGAATTTTTCGGAGACGAGAATTTTTTCCAGCTCCTGAGCGGATGCGCGGACCAGGAGCCGGATTCTTTCTGCTCCAGCGTGATCGAGCATATACGGGAATTCACCAAAGAACAGCATAATTCCCACGACGATATGGCGCTTCTGGTCCTGGAATATCTGGGAAAACCGTAG
- a CDS encoding NAD(P)/FAD-dependent oxidoreductase — protein MRKITIIGAGPAGASAAFFLAKAGIPVQILDKAVFPRDKICGDGVSSRAFYTLFRMGIRGIEEFERGQRIDDVILFDWFGQKRKLEAARNMFGNGFSTIPRETLDARVLEKAKEAGAVLREGISIREIRRNSQGFTLVHSEGQEDCEILVGADGIHSRVRHLIFGSHFQETEKSFAMRAYIRNVRLNHPESYYFIYLREIFPGYGWIFPLPGGRANIGFGIPADKLKKEKRNPFDLWDFFLEHPVLREELTGGVWESEPKGYHIPMKTDKRFLYKEGAFLCGDAAGLVDPITGDGIDFALESGQLVAEDILEFLHSSAKNQLGEYYKKSCENRIRKRMEDQDSMKKILFHTFLFDRFFRMAKDEPKNSILSRLLLGIADWKEWLRFFFV, from the coding sequence TTGAGGAAAATCACCATCATTGGAGCCGGACCGGCCGGGGCTTCCGCGGCATTTTTTCTGGCAAAAGCGGGAATTCCGGTCCAGATCTTGGATAAGGCGGTCTTTCCTAGAGATAAAATCTGCGGAGACGGAGTTTCTTCTAGAGCGTTCTACACACTTTTTCGGATGGGAATCCGGGGAATCGAAGAGTTTGAGCGGGGACAAAGAATCGATGATGTGATCTTATTCGATTGGTTCGGACAGAAAAGGAAGTTGGAAGCCGCCCGAAATATGTTCGGAAACGGATTCAGCACTATCCCTAGAGAAACATTGGATGCTAGGGTTCTGGAAAAGGCGAAAGAAGCAGGTGCAGTCCTGCGGGAAGGGATTTCTATCCGGGAAATCCGTCGAAATTCCCAAGGCTTTACTCTGGTCCATTCCGAGGGACAAGAGGACTGTGAAATTCTGGTCGGGGCGGATGGAATACATTCCAGAGTGCGTCATCTTATCTTTGGGTCGCATTTCCAAGAGACGGAAAAGTCCTTCGCGATGAGGGCTTATATTCGAAACGTTAGGCTCAATCATCCCGAGAGTTATTACTTTATCTATCTCCGGGAGATATTTCCCGGATATGGTTGGATCTTTCCTCTACCGGGGGGAAGGGCCAATATAGGATTCGGAATCCCCGCGGATAAATTGAAAAAAGAGAAACGAAATCCATTCGATCTCTGGGATTTCTTTCTGGAGCATCCCGTATTACGGGAAGAATTGACCGGCGGAGTTTGGGAATCCGAACCCAAGGGATATCATATTCCCATGAAGACGGATAAGAGATTCCTTTATAAGGAAGGGGCCTTTCTTTGCGGGGATGCCGCCGGTCTTGTGGATCCGATTACAGGGGATGGGATCGATTTTGCCTTGGAATCCGGGCAACTGGTCGCCGAAGATATTTTGGAATTCCTACATTCTTCCGCTAAGAATCAACTAGGAGAATATTATAAGAAAAGCTGCGAGAATCGGATACGAAAGAGAATGGAGGACCAGGATTCCATGAAGAAAATCCTTTTTCACACGTTTCTATTCGATCGCTTTTTCAGGATGGCAAAAGACGAACCTAAGAATTCGATACTCTCCCGCTTGCTCTTAGGTATCGCGGATTGGAAGGAATGGCTTCGCTTCTTCTTTGTCTGA
- a CDS encoding type II toxin-antitoxin system HipA family toxin, giving the protein MNGIRVGTLVKTARGSLEFSYEKSWLENSELSRPISLSLPLTSGTYKGDKVVNVFDNLLPEGTSVRQRLQAIFQTPSSEVFDLLTQIGSDCVGALQLLTSAEPPEDRALNSIPLSSLEIAERISQVRIYPMGIRPQEGFRISIAGVQSKIALLKIGNEWRLPESSTPTTHIFKLQIGKIDTVDLSQSVENEYLCLRILRAFGLEVPNSEILDFENIRILSVTRFDREWKDNGNWIARLPQEDLCQVFGRSPNLKYENDGGPNIKDILEFLANSHNATRDRSDFMKAQILFFLMAATDGHAKNFSIFLRPMGRYELTPFYDVLSAFPYLTSNHPAEKLKMAMSLRGSTGTKHYVWNRISGRHFLSEAKHSGFSIKETSSLLDEIADSMESILQSVGNKLPKDFPPKIMESIFAGMRKTRDRLARTDKEP; this is encoded by the coding sequence ATGAACGGAATACGAGTGGGGACTTTAGTGAAAACCGCCCGGGGCTCTTTGGAATTTTCCTACGAAAAGTCTTGGTTGGAAAATTCCGAGCTTTCCCGCCCTATTTCGCTTTCCCTTCCCTTAACTTCCGGTACATATAAGGGAGATAAGGTCGTAAACGTATTCGATAACCTCTTACCCGAAGGCACTTCGGTTCGCCAAAGACTCCAAGCCATTTTTCAAACTCCTTCTTCGGAAGTCTTCGATCTATTGACTCAAATAGGGTCGGATTGCGTGGGCGCACTCCAATTATTGACATCGGCCGAACCTCCCGAAGATCGAGCCTTAAACTCCATACCCCTTTCGTCCCTAGAAATTGCGGAACGAATTTCACAAGTTCGAATCTATCCGATGGGAATTAGGCCCCAAGAAGGTTTCAGAATTTCAATCGCGGGAGTACAGTCCAAAATTGCCTTACTTAAAATAGGAAATGAATGGCGACTTCCGGAAAGCTCCACTCCTACTACCCATATCTTCAAATTGCAGATCGGCAAAATCGACACAGTCGATTTATCCCAAAGTGTGGAAAACGAATATCTATGTCTTAGAATCTTGCGGGCATTCGGCCTGGAGGTACCTAATAGTGAAATTCTGGATTTCGAAAACATTAGAATTCTTTCCGTCACCAGATTCGATCGAGAATGGAAAGATAATGGGAATTGGATCGCACGTTTGCCTCAGGAAGATTTATGTCAGGTCTTCGGAAGATCGCCGAATTTAAAATACGAGAATGATGGAGGTCCGAACATTAAGGACATCCTAGAATTTCTCGCAAATTCACATAATGCAACCCGAGATCGCAGCGATTTTATGAAGGCGCAAATCCTATTCTTTCTGATGGCAGCCACTGACGGTCACGCGAAGAACTTCAGCATCTTTCTCCGGCCTATGGGAAGATACGAACTCACTCCATTCTACGATGTTCTTTCAGCTTTCCCGTATCTTACCTCCAACCATCCGGCGGAGAAACTCAAAATGGCGATGAGCCTCCGCGGATCCACCGGAACCAAGCATTATGTATGGAATCGGATTAGCGGAAGACATTTCCTATCCGAGGCTAAGCATTCGGGTTTCAGTATAAAAGAGACTTCCTCTTTATTAGATGAGATTGCGGATTCTATGGAATCAATTCTCCAATCCGTCGGCAATAAACTCCCTAAGGACTTCCCGCCGAAGATTATGGAGTCGATCTTTGCAGGAATGCGTAAGACGAGAGATCGTTTGGCAAGAACCGACAAAGAACCATAG
- a CDS encoding helix-turn-helix domain-containing protein has protein sequence MKPQVITGNKQLGQIVRDRRKQLRISQTILGERVGLNQSTISALEIGKAKVRIDTIFAVLSALDLELIVSSKSSEKTDRNNPW, from the coding sequence ATGAAACCCCAGGTTATCACAGGAAACAAACAATTGGGACAAATCGTGCGAGACCGGCGCAAACAGCTTCGGATCAGCCAAACCATATTGGGAGAAAGGGTCGGTTTGAACCAATCCACCATTTCCGCCCTGGAAATCGGTAAAGCTAAAGTTCGCATAGATACGATTTTTGCGGTTCTTTCCGCCTTGGACTTGGAGCTGATTGTCAGTTCCAAATCGAGCGAAAAAACGGATCGCAATAATCCATGGTAA
- a CDS encoding radical SAM protein — protein MDLPWLTIELTTKCDLRCNNCFALAALEAKSRISWERSLEIAQEGYRAGFRRLHLTGGEPTLWKEFFPLIEYAFEIGYESLFFNTHGGHLTEDFCKKVASYGDRISLTISLNGNRELHESVRGPGSYDKAIFGIKNALLFGLSVELFVVVGKRLLKDLPSFTDKTFKDFPGIKRMTWIQLHRVEEDAYDVEKDLLTPSEFVEMVRMGALLSLYGYPIYILDNSLSNVVAKEIGLPHLPLSPNIETAGRFVVLVDGKITNSHSSREEFGIFVPGIFQNILESSFYKERTGEDVSVCPSCEYVSLCKESYNPRPSLAYMDFSADLFCKRVLSFLSEREFAKQ, from the coding sequence ATGGATCTTCCTTGGCTAACGATAGAACTCACCACTAAATGCGATTTGCGTTGCAATAATTGCTTCGCGTTAGCCGCACTCGAAGCCAAGAGTAGAATTTCCTGGGAGAGATCCCTTGAAATCGCACAAGAAGGATATCGTGCGGGTTTTCGTAGATTGCATTTAACGGGGGGCGAGCCTACTCTATGGAAGGAATTCTTCCCTCTTATCGAATACGCGTTCGAGATCGGTTACGAGAGTCTATTCTTCAATACTCATGGAGGGCACTTAACGGAGGATTTTTGCAAAAAGGTCGCATCTTACGGGGATAGGATCAGTTTAACGATTAGTCTGAATGGCAACCGGGAATTGCACGAATCAGTGAGAGGGCCGGGTTCTTATGATAAGGCCATCTTCGGAATCAAGAACGCTCTCTTGTTCGGTTTAAGCGTGGAGTTATTCGTCGTTGTAGGAAAGCGTCTTTTAAAGGACCTGCCTAGTTTTACGGATAAGACTTTTAAGGACTTTCCCGGAATCAAGCGCATGACCTGGATCCAACTCCATCGAGTGGAAGAGGATGCTTATGATGTGGAAAAGGATCTTTTGACTCCTTCCGAATTCGTGGAAATGGTGCGCATGGGGGCCTTGCTCAGTCTTTACGGTTACCCGATATACATTTTGGACAATTCTCTTTCCAATGTGGTGGCGAAAGAGATCGGTCTTCCTCATCTTCCTCTCTCTCCCAATATCGAAACTGCAGGAAGATTTGTGGTTTTGGTGGACGGTAAGATCACAAATTCCCATTCCTCTAGAGAAGAATTTGGAATCTTTGTTCCGGGAATATTTCAGAATATTCTGGAATCCTCATTCTATAAAGAAAGGACAGGAGAGGACGTTAGCGTATGCCCTTCTTGTGAATATGTTTCCCTTTGCAAAGAGTCCTATAATCCTAGGCCGTCTTTGGCTTATATGGACTTTTCTGCCGATCTATTCTGCAAAAGAGTGCTTTCGTTTCTGTCGGAACGAGAATTCGCGAAACAATAG
- a CDS encoding class 1 isoprenoid biosynthesis enzyme encodes MRNLDFGIIETSGEEKDFCKLLNRSTISLCYGLPASLRTEAVLFLYKYSESRLSEGFDFLRRYYSPCYSILYWINETAQSLPWDNPWLALLVESHASALLLHSLDDHLSDGSLQTTHTLLQLRTEAWSRYAQSSKLFAKEVHDGVLIAEEFVDRYFRTINDRSVLENLDEHLNRFRSQMATWSLQPYLLSRSFLSKDQAESVLKMYESFGISWRLLDDYQDLGEDLENSEKSSMIYFLPEEKREEWGPEKKAETLEYFRENHLNKHVSGLVNSYLESAAKIAQDLHLINYANSIRSLRIEETED; translated from the coding sequence ATGCGGAATTTGGATTTCGGCATTATTGAGACATCCGGGGAAGAAAAGGATTTTTGCAAACTTCTGAATCGTTCTACGATCAGCCTTTGCTATGGATTGCCTGCCTCTTTGCGTACGGAAGCCGTATTGTTCCTATACAAATATTCGGAGAGTCGTCTTTCCGAAGGATTCGATTTTCTCAGGCGTTATTATTCTCCTTGTTATTCCATATTATATTGGATCAACGAGACGGCCCAATCCCTTCCTTGGGACAATCCTTGGTTGGCGCTCTTGGTGGAGTCTCATGCTTCCGCATTGCTCCTACATTCCTTGGACGATCATCTCTCCGACGGTTCTCTGCAAACCACTCATACCCTGTTACAGCTCAGGACGGAAGCTTGGTCACGTTATGCGCAGTCGAGCAAGTTATTTGCAAAAGAAGTGCATGACGGGGTTTTGATCGCGGAAGAATTCGTGGACCGGTATTTTAGGACCATCAACGATCGCTCCGTTTTGGAAAATTTGGACGAGCATCTGAATCGATTCCGATCGCAGATGGCTACTTGGTCTTTACAGCCGTATTTGCTTTCCCGCTCTTTTCTTTCCAAGGACCAAGCCGAGTCCGTTCTTAAGATGTACGAATCTTTCGGAATCTCCTGGAGGCTCTTGGACGATTACCAGGATTTAGGAGAGGATTTGGAGAATTCGGAAAAATCATCTATGATCTATTTTCTTCCCGAGGAAAAGAGAGAAGAGTGGGGGCCGGAAAAAAAGGCGGAGACATTGGAATATTTCCGGGAAAATCATTTGAACAAGCACGTTTCCGGTTTGGTGAATTCTTACCTGGAATCCGCTGCGAAGATCGCGCAAGATTTACATCTTATAAATTACGCAAATTCCATTCGTTCTCTAAGAATCGAAGAGACGGAAGATTGA
- a CDS encoding PP2C family protein-serine/threonine phosphatase — protein MKTNPSQKNLRPSNRTLFGIGTFFLVSSVFAGPIPSTEWSGNPLVLKEWHYDILPSIANHDLTGLNRATQIAKDHYKSLKEIPHSPMQIIEGDLEAGNSVFVFSTRIHRSEPKEGLLSVYLPFCPSGCSLHASDPRSEKGIFEELEEIESLAVSSKPRIVAVDSVEKRIELNLFVRPFNGPRHFPENPVFGTFEEIQKVFLGKALRVLFFSSLELFSFIFFAFIYIRRPQDKFNLSFSLLNLSLAIWYPSYEGWSQYVLDSPWTWVIFGYSLGAFLPVLFYEFTIGIFQAPRGRMGRTLQFLFLLLTIWPSLEFGLTGGHHLFGKIAFHIFLVVLGFFYLNTLYIFYRYSRNSILSFPWVVTGLILVAVSSFYTVLSFAGFGQAQPWVNESFLGLTLLFSLALAKRYAEVFRALEKSEGKLKSLNESLETKVEERTRIIELQKAELVQKGRILAKDLSIAGKIQTALLPRELPYIPSAKISYRYRPMMEIGGDLLDILYDSKTNCLGMFIGDVTGHGVSAALLASMLKMTLGEWSTRLQDPASLLLHIRNQFEGKLDGHFITATLVTLDLNTGQALIANAGHPECLVLRKEGRVEFYRPKGVAIYESIPTTYQTEAVELFPGDKVVLYTDGIPDSRNSNGEFFGEERLADLLKRYSQTPPEELCDSVLGGVQSFQGENNTSLHQDDMALLVAEFLG, from the coding sequence ATGAAAACGAATCCAAGCCAAAAAAATCTCCGCCCTTCCAATAGAACTCTATTCGGAATCGGCACCTTCTTTCTAGTCTCCTCCGTTTTTGCGGGTCCTATCCCGAGTACGGAATGGTCCGGAAATCCTCTCGTTCTAAAAGAATGGCATTACGATATACTCCCCTCGATCGCGAACCACGATCTGACAGGACTGAATCGTGCCACACAAATCGCGAAGGATCATTACAAAAGCCTAAAAGAGATCCCTCACTCTCCCATGCAGATCATAGAAGGAGATCTGGAAGCGGGGAACTCCGTCTTCGTATTCTCCACTCGCATTCATAGATCCGAACCGAAAGAGGGTTTACTATCCGTCTATCTTCCTTTTTGTCCTTCCGGATGTTCTCTTCATGCGTCCGACCCCCGATCCGAGAAAGGAATCTTCGAGGAATTGGAAGAAATAGAGAGTCTGGCGGTCTCCTCCAAACCGCGTATCGTCGCAGTGGATAGCGTAGAGAAAAGAATAGAATTGAACCTTTTTGTGAGACCTTTCAACGGACCCAGACACTTTCCGGAGAATCCCGTTTTCGGAACCTTCGAGGAAATACAGAAAGTATTCCTGGGAAAGGCCCTGAGGGTGCTTTTCTTCAGCTCCCTGGAATTGTTTTCCTTCATATTCTTCGCATTCATCTATATCAGAAGACCTCAGGATAAGTTCAATCTCTCCTTCTCCTTATTGAATCTTTCTTTGGCGATATGGTATCCTTCCTACGAAGGCTGGAGCCAATACGTCCTGGATTCTCCCTGGACCTGGGTGATTTTCGGATATTCCTTGGGTGCATTCCTACCGGTATTATTTTACGAATTTACGATAGGGATCTTTCAGGCTCCTCGGGGAAGAATGGGAAGGACATTGCAATTCCTTTTCCTTCTTCTTACGATCTGGCCCTCCCTGGAATTCGGCCTAACAGGAGGACATCATCTCTTCGGAAAGATCGCGTTTCATATATTCCTAGTCGTATTAGGATTCTTTTATTTAAACACTCTGTATATATTCTATAGATACAGCAGAAATAGTATACTTTCCTTTCCTTGGGTGGTAACCGGCCTGATCTTAGTAGCGGTTTCTTCTTTCTACACGGTATTGAGTTTTGCCGGATTCGGCCAGGCCCAGCCTTGGGTAAACGAAAGCTTCCTGGGATTGACGCTACTCTTCAGCTTGGCCCTGGCAAAACGTTATGCGGAAGTATTCCGCGCTCTGGAAAAATCCGAAGGCAAATTAAAATCGTTGAACGAATCCCTCGAGACAAAAGTGGAAGAGAGGACAAGAATCATAGAATTACAGAAGGCGGAGCTGGTCCAAAAGGGAAGAATTCTCGCCAAAGACTTATCCATCGCAGGCAAAATCCAAACCGCGCTTCTCCCCAGAGAACTTCCTTATATACCCAGCGCAAAAATCTCCTACAGATACAGACCCATGATGGAAATCGGAGGGGACTTATTGGACATTCTCTACGATTCCAAGACCAATTGTCTGGGAATGTTCATCGGAGACGTGACCGGACACGGAGTATCTGCAGCGCTTCTCGCCTCTATGTTAAAGATGACATTAGGAGAATGGTCCACTCGGCTCCAAGACCCCGCCTCGTTGCTCTTGCATATACGCAACCAATTCGAAGGGAAATTGGATGGACATTTCATCACCGCCACGCTCGTCACCTTAGACCTGAATACCGGGCAGGCGTTGATCGCAAATGCGGGGCATCCTGAATGTCTCGTTCTCAGAAAAGAAGGAAGAGTGGAATTTTATAGGCCCAAAGGAGTCGCCATCTATGAATCGATTCCGACGACCTACCAGACCGAAGCGGTGGAACTTTTTCCGGGAGACAAGGTGGTTCTCTATACGGACGGGATTCCCGATTCCAGAAATTCGAACGGAGAATTTTTCGGAGAAGAACGATTGGCGGATTTACTCAAACGTTATTCTCAGACTCCCCCGGAAGAACTTTGTGATTCCGTTTTAGGAGGAGTACAATCCTTCCAAGGAGAGAATAACACCTCCCTCCACCAGGACGATATGGCGCTGCTCGTTGCGGAATTCTTAGGCTAA
- a CDS encoding formylglycine-generating enzyme family protein translates to MQCIPAGNFIRGSNRHDSDEKPEQKIYLSDFFMDLYEVTNEDFSKCIEDGACKECLANGTCDTIGPAYGELYLKPKQPIVGVSWYTAKEYCEWAGKRLPTEAEWEKAARGPKGNLYPWGNKTADCRLAVIMEGERKGCVPHKLDPPNLMPTANVGTRPAGVYGLFDMAGNSWEWVQDWYSESYAACGKDCAGKDPKGPCDGKAPCQGYDKKTLKSGSWWWNSYYARGSKRRAHIPQNFPEYHHFGFRCAKDPS, encoded by the coding sequence ATGCAATGTATCCCCGCCGGAAATTTCATCCGGGGAAGCAATCGCCACGATTCGGACGAAAAGCCCGAGCAAAAAATCTACCTAAGCGATTTCTTCATGGATCTCTACGAAGTCACGAACGAGGACTTCAGCAAATGTATCGAGGACGGAGCCTGCAAGGAATGTCTTGCAAACGGGACCTGCGATACCATAGGCCCCGCTTACGGAGAATTATATCTCAAACCCAAGCAGCCCATCGTAGGAGTTAGCTGGTACACTGCCAAAGAATATTGCGAATGGGCAGGCAAAAGACTCCCCACCGAAGCGGAATGGGAAAAAGCCGCCAGAGGTCCCAAAGGAAATCTATATCCTTGGGGAAACAAGACCGCGGACTGCAGACTTGCGGTCATCATGGAGGGAGAACGCAAAGGTTGCGTACCACATAAATTGGATCCTCCGAATTTAATGCCTACAGCCAATGTAGGCACCCGTCCCGCAGGTGTGTACGGATTATTCGATATGGCCGGAAACTCCTGGGAATGGGTCCAAGATTGGTATTCGGAAAGTTATGCGGCTTGCGGAAAAGACTGCGCCGGTAAGGATCCCAAGGGTCCCTGCGACGGAAAAGCCCCCTGCCAAGGTTACGATAAAAAAACTCTGAAAAGCGGATCCTGGTGGTGGAACTCCTACTATGCGAGGGGCTCCAAAAGAAGGGCTCATATTCCTCAAAATTTTCCGGAATACCACCATTTCGGGTTCCGATGCGCCAAGGATCCGAGTTAA